The following are encoded in a window of Deferrivibrio essentukiensis genomic DNA:
- a CDS encoding translocation/assembly module TamB, translating into MLKFLKRLFRGLLWFVILSLSILIVVNILVAKYHEKVLLFFNIDKSTVSIGKVNSVFLPFFIDISDIYIKSDVIDGEVSSLTVETNLKKIFDSGFLRIRVEGGDIYVNLPKGSGKGGLPLNVLDIFTVTDLKISSEYQEYKVNGIIKHFSLSRSKFDIDLKNVKIFKADLIDELNIQAGGKIVNDEFVIDSLNTKGDNLLLTLDSVKKQNEKLIGNFRGEIRNKLLKSINAGLNGELLISGDFIDDSINAVLYTDNLIFGEDYFKGKIGISKTGENLHFNSTGISYKRYSFLVDGLLNYKTNKIKTTFKKVKGVAFAVKDGSVDVKEVEVDGNYRDRVFFIKSDIKFLEDVLFKCTLMFKKQISVQDVSIVSKSLYVNGEGELTGGNKFKGLFKGDIKDNPYLLNFLKISHNLNFNINVGYDEKISLKGVIRNNTSMAYNNVKIEQAITDFRFDGDVLDLNYIVKSDKGEVKGEGVVKRDGNTFLATSKGDYTLNLKNLNINNISDVSGRFDIGYDGKVSGILDAAAEYQGRQFEVRSVIHNNILTLKRVEIGDNKYLNVGFIDFGNKNIKIQLNGKEFDDEFIHLADLSLNINGKIYEPKIKFSSETYLKGIDKLIRVKAEGDLNRLIVTGINEELDIYSSVRLKEKKIYATIKASQLKYKNLDNITGTLLAKSEDFKEFEISGNFSGYADNKYFEMREINVKMKGDDIVESSLLLDTSQINNVKVHNINLKENRLSGGVDLTNAAILVDYLHHQSIKGDLKFEYDFISKDIIVNGNALLNSDIVMPEYGLNLRGVSVSLDFSGQQVYAGLNCNYLDMVLIGSYFAPSFKDISKGTGYMRFNNVFVSAANFSGTVKGNLNYANKLLYGDIIIIKGEYAFKEFRKRSNDKKFPLKIDINIQTENPITTLNKFSKSNLDAKLNLKYDNELSVTGFLEAKDSSLTIGGEKFNITQGKLTLSEQKPPYLYLFARGTNRFRDILLEIKGFLPEYSISIRDISPSGTGFGNLKTSGNPGANLIQGLFNGEAFGNILSFTNKFFGINNLGIESGYQNLGYFSIGRTFTDRLTIKYRIRGGEKGDDIVGEYTIFDWLNFNILSRNNGSSGAGFSIYYSF; encoded by the coding sequence ATGCTAAAGTTTCTAAAAAGGCTTTTTAGGGGCCTTCTTTGGTTTGTAATACTGTCTTTGTCAATTCTTATAGTTGTAAATATCTTAGTTGCCAAATATCACGAAAAAGTTCTTTTATTTTTTAATATTGATAAAAGCACAGTTAGCATTGGTAAGGTTAATAGTGTATTTTTACCTTTTTTTATTGATATATCAGATATATATATTAAATCAGATGTAATCGATGGGGAAGTCAGCTCCCTCACTGTTGAGACAAATCTCAAGAAAATTTTTGATTCAGGCTTCTTAAGAATCAGGGTAGAAGGTGGCGATATTTATGTTAACTTGCCAAAAGGCAGTGGAAAGGGTGGGCTACCTTTAAATGTTCTTGATATATTTACGGTAACAGACTTGAAGATAAGTAGTGAATATCAGGAATATAAGGTAAATGGAATAATAAAACACTTCAGTCTAAGCAGGTCAAAATTTGATATAGATTTAAAAAATGTAAAGATTTTCAAGGCCGATTTGATTGATGAACTTAATATTCAGGCCGGCGGAAAAATAGTAAATGATGAATTTGTTATCGATAGTTTAAATACAAAAGGTGACAATTTACTTCTAACTTTAGACAGCGTAAAAAAACAAAATGAAAAGCTTATAGGTAATTTCAGAGGGGAAATACGGAATAAACTGTTAAAATCTATTAATGCCGGATTAAATGGTGAATTATTAATTTCCGGTGATTTTATAGATGATTCTATAAATGCGGTGCTTTATACAGACAACCTTATATTTGGAGAAGACTATTTCAAAGGTAAAATAGGTATATCTAAAACCGGTGAAAATTTGCATTTTAATAGTACAGGCATCAGCTATAAAAGATACTCTTTTTTGGTTGATGGCTTACTAAATTATAAAACAAATAAGATTAAGACAACATTTAAGAAAGTAAAAGGAGTAGCATTTGCCGTTAAAGATGGGAGTGTTGATGTAAAAGAGGTTGAGGTAGACGGCAATTATAGAGATAGGGTATTTTTTATTAAATCAGATATTAAATTTCTTGAAGATGTCCTTTTTAAATGCACTTTGATGTTTAAAAAACAGATTAGTGTGCAAGATGTTTCTATAGTCTCTAAATCTCTTTACGTTAATGGGGAAGGGGAGCTTACGGGTGGAAATAAATTCAAAGGTCTATTTAAAGGTGATATAAAAGATAACCCTTATTTGTTAAATTTTTTGAAAATTTCCCATAATTTGAATTTCAATATTAATGTGGGATATGATGAAAAGATTTCTTTAAAAGGGGTTATAAGAAATAACACTTCTATGGCGTATAATAATGTTAAAATAGAGCAAGCTATAACTGACTTTAGGTTTGATGGGGATGTTTTAGATTTAAATTACATAGTCAAAAGCGATAAAGGTGAGGTTAAAGGGGAAGGGGTTGTAAAAAGGGACGGCAATACCTTTTTAGCGACTTCAAAAGGGGATTATACATTAAATTTGAAGAACTTAAATATTAATAACATTAGTGATGTTTCAGGACGTTTTGATATCGGGTATGATGGAAAAGTATCGGGTATTTTGGATGCAGCTGCGGAGTATCAAGGGAGACAGTTTGAAGTTAGAAGTGTAATTCATAATAATATATTAACACTGAAAAGGGTTGAGATTGGAGATAATAAATATCTAAATGTTGGTTTTATAGATTTTGGAAATAAAAATATTAAAATACAACTTAATGGGAAAGAATTTGATGACGAGTTTATTCATTTGGCAGACTTGTCACTAAATATAAACGGCAAAATTTATGAACCAAAAATCAAGTTTTCATCAGAGACTTATCTAAAGGGGATTGATAAGCTTATTCGTGTAAAAGCTGAGGGTGATTTGAATAGACTGATTGTTACCGGTATAAATGAAGAGTTAGACATATATTCAAGCGTAAGATTAAAAGAAAAGAAAATCTATGCTACGATAAAAGCAAGCCAATTAAAATATAAAAATTTAGACAACATTACGGGTACACTTTTGGCAAAGTCAGAGGACTTCAAGGAATTTGAAATATCCGGCAATTTTAGCGGCTATGCAGACAATAAATATTTTGAGATGAGAGAGATTAATGTCAAAATGAAAGGGGATGATATAGTTGAAAGCAGCCTTTTGCTTGATACATCCCAAATAAATAACGTCAAAGTGCACAACATAAACCTTAAAGAAAATAGGTTATCCGGGGGAGTGGATTTGACCAATGCTGCAATATTGGTTGATTATTTGCATCATCAAAGTATTAAAGGAGATTTGAAATTTGAATACGATTTTATATCAAAAGATATTATAGTTAACGGTAATGCCTTACTAAACAGTGATATTGTAATGCCTGAATATGGGCTTAATTTACGTGGCGTTTCAGTAAGTCTTGATTTTAGTGGTCAACAGGTTTATGCAGGGTTAAATTGTAATTATCTTGATATGGTTTTGATTGGAAGCTACTTTGCTCCGAGCTTTAAAGATATTTCAAAAGGGACAGGGTATATGCGTTTTAATAACGTATTTGTAAGTGCAGCAAATTTCTCAGGCACAGTTAAGGGTAATTTGAACTATGCGAATAAGTTACTTTATGGAGATATCATAATTATAAAAGGGGAATATGCATTTAAAGAGTTTAGAAAAAGGAGCAACGACAAGAAGTTTCCATTAAAAATAGATATTAACATTCAAACAGAAAACCCTATAACAACTTTAAACAAGTTTTCAAAATCAAATCTGGATGCAAAGTTAAACTTAAAGTATGACAATGAGCTATCAGTTACAGGATTTTTAGAGGCTAAGGACTCTTCGCTAACGATTGGAGGAGAAAAATTTAATATTACTCAAGGAAAGTTGACTCTTAGTGAGCAAAAGCCACCATATCTCTATCTTTTTGCAAGGGGGACTAATCGATTTAGAGATATCTTGCTTGAGATCAAGGGATTTTTACCTGAATATAGCATAAGTATTAGGGATATTTCACCCTCCGGGACAGGGTTTGGTAATTTAAAAACAAGTGGTAATCCTGGGGCAAATTTAATACAAGGACTTTTTAATGGAGAAGCCTTTGGCAATATACTGTCCTTTACAAATAAATTTTTCGGAATTAACAACTTGGGGATTGAGAGTGGCTATCAGAATCTCGGTTATTTTTCAATCGGAAGGACATTTACTGATAGATTGACTATAAAATACAGAATTAGAGGCGGAGAAAAAGGGGATGATATAGTAGGGGAATATACGATATTTGACTGGTTAAATTTTAATATCTTATCAAGAAATAACGGGAGTAGCGGTGCGGGTTTTAGTATTTATTATTCTTTTTAG
- the uvrA gene encoding excinuclease ABC subunit UvrA has translation MILSNNFILVRGARQHNLKNINVDIPKNKLVVITGVSGSGKSTLAFDTLYAEGQRRYVESLSAYARQFLELMEKPDVDSIEYLSPAISIEQKSISKNPRSTVGTITEIHDYLRLLYARVGDVYCPSCDKLITKFTVQQIVDAVMQLPDGEKIEILSPIIIGKKGEYRQLFKNLLKEGYVRCYVDGELKRLDEDIVLDKNVKHDISVVVDRIKVKSEIVRRLTDSVETALRLSDGLVNIKTDTYEQLFSEKFACIDCNISFSEIEPRTFSFNNPYGACPRCDGLGEKLVFDPEAIIPDKELSIRDGAIKPWAHFDNFHFYSTLLALSEKYNIDLNTPVKNLENSKIDILLNGVDEELEMFTFKGEKKVKFRSKFNGVIGYLKEKLHSNKYSDVEYAKSFMSEMPCDLCDGLRLKRSSLAVKVGGLNIAEFSKMNIKNALEFVETINFTGFKAEVAEKILREIKRRLRFLIDVGLDYITLDRKASTLSGGESQRIRLATQVGSGLTGVLYVLDEPSIGLHQRDNDRLISTLKGLRDIGNTLIVVEHDEDTILQSDFIIDMGPFAGRKGGEVVYAGDVEGLKSATNSLTADYLFGRKRITYSPERKKPSKYIEVVGACANNLKNIDVKIPLEVMTCVTGVSGSGKSTLIMDVFYQGVKRRLGFGTQKPGEHKDIIGVEHIDKVIDIDQSPIGRTPRSNPATYTSIFNDIREIFSILPEAKLRGYKPGRFSFNVKGGRCENCQGEGYIKIEMHFLPDMYVKCDVCEGKRYNRDTLDIKYKGKNIADVLDMTVNQACEFFENIPKLVNKLEVLKDVGLGYIKLGQAATTLSGGEAQRIKLAKELMKRSTGKTLYIFDEPTTGLHFDDVNKLINIFKRLTDSGNSVVIIEHNLDVIKCADYIIDLGPEGGEKGGEVIFTGTPEDCVRCKESYTGKYLKDKI, from the coding sequence ATGATTTTGAGCAATAATTTTATTCTGGTAAGAGGGGCAAGGCAACACAATCTAAAAAATATAAATGTAGATATCCCAAAGAACAAGTTGGTTGTTATCACAGGTGTCAGTGGTTCTGGGAAATCGACTCTTGCTTTTGACACCCTTTATGCGGAGGGTCAGAGGAGATATGTAGAGTCCCTTTCCGCTTATGCAAGACAGTTTCTTGAGTTGATGGAAAAACCTGACGTAGATTCTATTGAGTATCTTTCCCCCGCAATCAGTATAGAGCAGAAATCAATAAGCAAAAATCCGAGATCTACGGTTGGGACTATTACTGAAATCCATGATTACTTGAGGTTGTTATATGCACGGGTTGGAGATGTTTATTGCCCTTCATGTGATAAACTTATAACAAAATTTACCGTTCAACAGATAGTTGATGCAGTAATGCAGCTCCCTGACGGCGAGAAGATAGAAATACTATCGCCAATAATTATAGGGAAAAAAGGGGAGTATCGTCAATTATTTAAAAACCTTTTAAAAGAAGGTTATGTCAGATGCTATGTCGATGGTGAGCTTAAGAGGCTTGATGAAGATATTGTTTTGGATAAGAATGTTAAGCACGATATTAGTGTGGTGGTTGACAGAATTAAAGTTAAAAGTGAAATAGTTAGAAGATTGACAGATTCCGTTGAGACGGCATTAAGGTTATCTGATGGATTGGTAAATATAAAAACTGATACTTATGAGCAGCTTTTCAGTGAGAAATTTGCCTGTATAGATTGTAACATAAGTTTTTCTGAAATAGAGCCAAGGACATTCTCTTTTAATAATCCATATGGAGCTTGTCCAAGGTGTGACGGACTTGGAGAGAAGTTGGTTTTTGACCCGGAAGCCATTATTCCCGACAAAGAGTTAAGTATTAGGGATGGAGCTATAAAACCTTGGGCACATTTTGATAACTTTCATTTTTATTCCACCCTTTTGGCATTATCAGAAAAATACAACATAGATCTGAATACCCCGGTAAAAAACCTTGAAAATTCGAAAATTGATATTTTGTTAAATGGGGTAGATGAAGAGCTTGAGATGTTTACTTTTAAAGGGGAGAAGAAAGTAAAGTTTAGGAGTAAATTTAACGGTGTAATTGGCTACTTAAAGGAAAAATTGCACTCAAACAAATATAGTGATGTAGAGTATGCAAAGAGTTTTATGTCTGAGATGCCTTGCGATTTATGTGATGGGTTGAGGCTAAAAAGAAGTAGTCTTGCAGTGAAAGTTGGCGGGTTGAATATAGCTGAATTTTCAAAAATGAATATTAAAAATGCTCTAGAGTTTGTTGAGACGATTAACTTTACAGGGTTTAAGGCAGAGGTTGCAGAAAAAATACTGAGAGAAATAAAAAGACGATTAAGGTTTTTAATTGATGTGGGGCTTGATTATATTACCCTCGATAGAAAAGCTTCTACATTGAGCGGAGGGGAATCTCAGAGAATTAGACTTGCCACCCAGGTAGGGTCGGGACTAACAGGTGTACTGTATGTGCTTGATGAACCAAGCATTGGCCTTCATCAGAGGGATAACGATAGATTAATCAGTACATTAAAGGGGCTGAGGGATATCGGTAATACACTGATTGTTGTGGAGCACGATGAGGATACTATTTTACAGTCTGACTTTATTATCGATATGGGACCTTTTGCCGGCAGAAAAGGTGGTGAGGTCGTATATGCGGGTGATGTTGAGGGTTTAAAGAGTGCCACGAATTCACTTACCGCAGATTACCTTTTTGGCAGGAAAAGGATAACGTATTCACCTGAAAGAAAAAAACCATCAAAATATATAGAGGTTGTGGGTGCTTGCGCCAATAATTTAAAAAATATAGATGTAAAAATACCACTTGAAGTTATGACTTGTGTTACAGGTGTCAGTGGCTCAGGGAAATCCACATTAATAATGGATGTTTTTTATCAGGGGGTTAAAAGAAGGTTAGGCTTCGGTACACAGAAGCCTGGTGAACACAAAGATATAATAGGTGTGGAGCATATTGATAAGGTGATAGATATTGATCAATCCCCAATAGGAAGGACTCCGAGGTCAAATCCTGCTACTTATACATCTATTTTTAATGACATAAGGGAGATTTTTTCAATTCTTCCCGAAGCTAAGTTAAGGGGGTATAAACCAGGAAGGTTTAGCTTTAATGTAAAAGGTGGCAGATGTGAAAACTGTCAGGGTGAAGGTTATATAAAAATTGAGATGCACTTTTTGCCTGATATGTATGTAAAATGTGATGTTTGCGAAGGGAAGAGGTATAATAGGGACACACTTGATATAAAATATAAAGGGAAAAATATTGCTGACGTTTTGGATATGACAGTAAATCAGGCTTGTGAGTTTTTTGAGAATATTCCGAAACTTGTCAACAAACTTGAGGTTTTAAAGGATGTTGGGCTTGGCTATATTAAGCTTGGACAGGCTGCTACCACACTTTCAGGTGGTGAAGCTCAAAGAATAAAGCTTGCTAAAGAGCTTATGAAACGTTCAACCGGAAAAACTCTCTATATATTTGATGAGCCTACAACGGGACTTCATTTTGACGATGTAAACAAACTAATAAATATTTTTAAGAGATTAACAGATAGCGGTAATTCGGTAGTTATTATCGAACATAACCTTGACGTAATAAAATGTGCAGACTATATAATAGACTTGGGACCTGAAGGTGGAGAAAAGGGTGGCGAAGTAATTTTTACAGGGACACCTGAAGATTGTGTAAGATGTAAAGAATCTTACACAGGTAAATATTTGAAGGATAAAATTTAA
- a CDS encoding N-acetylmuramoyl-L-alanine amidase, protein MYRKIAFIFIILLLTFASAFSAISSKDYNSVKRDLAYIEKSRSATRTSYTLVAEKFYKLYRQSPSSSLADDSLYLCGMTYIKSYNRFKNKEDLKNALKYFRLAAVNYKSKWAAESYLQAAEIYVLLDDYASARYMLNKLIGKFKTRPEAKEAKKKLQEIEKKFQRDVEIKSYTVSKSNGNNSSITKANSSNGNDSKQVVKNIRYFSSDDYTRVVIDVNDIPKFEKHWLKANPEYNKPPRLFIDLFNTDIDRSIDKVIEIKDGLLKSVRWGLFDKGTTRIVLDSENVKDFTVFTMSNPDRIVIDVSGSPDGVASKTDVSTSANNEQTGVSTLAGIFGLKVKTIVIDPGHGGHDPGASYYGINEKDVVLDVGLYLKELLRNNFKDLNIYMTREEDVFIPLEERTAFANKKRADLFISIHVNASRNKSAYGVETYVLNVTNDKGALEVAAFENQATEKSLSDLQGILKDIMLNSKLEESLMLAKFVQDELSSGLRDKNLGVKQAPFYVLVGAKMPSVLVECGFLSNKKYLSKFNSKSYRKAIAENIYKGIKEYIEKYNGKN, encoded by the coding sequence ATGTATAGAAAAATAGCTTTTATTTTTATAATTTTGCTGCTTACCTTTGCAAGTGCATTTTCTGCCATTTCTTCCAAAGATTACAATAGTGTAAAAAGAGATTTGGCCTATATAGAAAAATCAAGGAGCGCTACAAGAACATCATATACGTTGGTAGCGGAAAAGTTTTACAAACTTTACCGGCAGTCCCCATCTTCCAGTCTTGCGGATGATTCACTTTACCTGTGTGGGATGACATATATAAAAAGCTATAATAGGTTTAAGAATAAGGAAGATTTGAAAAATGCCCTTAAATATTTCAGGCTTGCAGCAGTAAACTACAAATCTAAATGGGCAGCAGAGTCATATTTACAGGCAGCAGAAATTTATGTGCTTTTGGATGATTACGCATCTGCCAGATATATGCTTAATAAATTGATAGGTAAGTTTAAAACCAGACCTGAGGCAAAAGAGGCAAAAAAGAAATTACAAGAGATTGAAAAAAAGTTTCAAAGGGATGTTGAAATAAAAAGCTACACTGTGTCTAAAAGTAATGGCAATAACAGTAGCATTACAAAAGCTAACAGTTCAAATGGTAACGATTCTAAACAGGTAGTGAAGAATATCAGATACTTTAGCAGTGACGATTATACGAGGGTAGTAATAGACGTAAACGATATCCCTAAATTTGAAAAACATTGGCTTAAGGCAAATCCTGAATACAATAAGCCGCCCAGGTTGTTTATAGATCTGTTTAATACTGATATTGACAGATCGATAGACAAAGTTATTGAAATCAAAGACGGGCTATTAAAGTCTGTAAGGTGGGGACTTTTTGATAAGGGGACTACAAGGATTGTCCTTGATAGTGAAAATGTTAAGGATTTTACCGTTTTTACTATGAGCAATCCTGATAGAATAGTTATCGACGTAAGTGGGTCACCTGATGGGGTTGCTTCAAAAACAGATGTTAGTACATCAGCAAATAATGAACAAACAGGTGTGAGCACGCTTGCTGGTATTTTCGGACTGAAGGTCAAAACGATAGTCATTGACCCGGGGCATGGTGGGCACGACCCTGGTGCTTCATATTATGGTATAAATGAAAAAGATGTGGTTCTTGATGTGGGGCTTTACTTGAAAGAGCTTCTTAGAAATAATTTTAAGGATTTAAATATATACATGACAAGGGAAGAGGATGTTTTTATACCTCTTGAGGAAAGGACTGCTTTTGCCAATAAAAAGAGGGCAGATCTTTTTATATCTATTCATGTAAATGCCAGTAGGAACAAGAGTGCTTATGGAGTGGAAACGTATGTTTTAAACGTTACGAATGATAAAGGTGCTCTTGAAGTTGCGGCTTTTGAAAATCAGGCTACCGAGAAATCATTGTCAGATTTGCAGGGGATTTTAAAAGATATAATGCTAAACTCAAAGCTTGAAGAATCACTAATGCTTGCAAAGTTTGTACAGGATGAACTTTCTTCCGGGTTAAGGGATAAAAACTTAGGCGTTAAACAAGCCCCTTTTTATGTGTTGGTGGGGGCAAAAATGCCATCAGTGTTGGTTGAATGCGGATTTTTATCAAATAAAAAATATTTAAGTAAATTTAATTCTAAAAGTTACAGAAAGGCCATTGCGGAAAATATTTACAAAGGGATAAAGGAATACATAGAAAAATATAATGGCAAAAATTAA
- a CDS encoding GAF domain-containing sensor histidine kinase, translating into MKKDIFDILVEISEIMNTIFETDELIPQILNITEKFLNVKRVSLMLIDDNKLKIIAATNLPVNFKEIEIPIGEGISGRVAMSGKPVIVNNESSCEDELGYKAKSYLSFPLKVRDKVIGVLNLTDKENDFFNNTDVKIAGYIASQCALAINRFSLYEEKKKTEHLKVIGKFTSSIAHDIKNLLQIVQSYIELMEIEMEGESEIKLYIDSICTEVKLIHGLTLDILDFANKQINLRKSRVRLSDFLNEIKKHADILTNLTPIKFEVTFEEDIEFECDKEKLFRVFFNLINNSIEAVGENGNIGLDVKKKDGDLIFELIDDGKGIKKENIDKIFDPFFTSGKMKGTGLGLAVVKEIVQAHKGVITVESEENKYTKFTVRIPIV; encoded by the coding sequence TTGAAGAAAGATATTTTTGATATACTTGTAGAAATTTCCGAAATAATGAATACCATTTTTGAAACAGATGAGCTTATTCCTCAAATCCTAAATATTACGGAAAAATTTCTAAACGTGAAAAGAGTGTCTTTGATGCTTATTGATGACAATAAGCTAAAAATAATTGCCGCAACAAATCTTCCCGTGAACTTTAAAGAGATAGAGATTCCTATTGGCGAAGGGATAAGCGGACGAGTCGCCATGAGTGGTAAGCCTGTTATAGTAAACAATGAGTCTTCCTGCGAGGATGAGTTAGGGTACAAGGCTAAATCTTACCTTTCATTTCCACTTAAAGTTAGGGATAAGGTTATAGGTGTCTTGAACTTGACAGATAAAGAGAATGATTTCTTTAATAATACTGATGTGAAAATAGCAGGGTATATTGCTTCACAATGTGCACTTGCCATTAACAGATTCTCCTTGTATGAGGAGAAGAAGAAAACAGAGCACTTGAAGGTGATTGGAAAATTCACAAGCTCTATTGCGCACGATATTAAAAATCTGCTCCAAATTGTTCAAAGTTATATCGAGCTTATGGAAATAGAGATGGAAGGGGAGTCCGAAATAAAGCTTTATATTGACTCTATTTGCACCGAAGTAAAGCTTATTCATGGTCTGACTCTTGATATTCTTGACTTTGCTAACAAACAGATAAATCTTAGAAAGAGTAGAGTTAGGTTGAGCGATTTCCTGAATGAGATAAAAAAACATGCCGATATTCTTACCAATTTGACACCTATAAAATTTGAAGTGACTTTTGAAGAAGATATCGAATTTGAGTGTGACAAAGAAAAACTTTTTAGGGTATTTTTTAATCTTATTAATAATTCTATTGAAGCAGTAGGAGAAAATGGTAATATTGGATTAGATGTTAAGAAAAAAGATGGAGACCTGATATTTGAGCTGATTGATGACGGGAAAGGGATAAAAAAAGAAAATATTGACAAGATATTTGACCCATTTTTTACTTCCGGCAAGATGAAAGGTACAGGTTTAGGGCTTGCGGTAGTAAAAGAGATTGTTCAGGCTCATAAAGGAGTTATAACTGTTGAGTCAGAAGAGAATAAATATACTAAGTTTACAGTGAGGATACCTATTGTCTGA
- a CDS encoding DUF342 domain-containing protein, with translation MSDIIGIVSKTTKDDFLRILRDVYHLKNDEFVISESDEQYKAEINVSRDIPGVFRIKISDDVMRAYLSLYPPVNQGKKVNIEEIYSELEALGIKTGLKRESIKESITIAEFGNIVENVKIAVGVEPIDGKDAKLVKHYEEKIEKKEIKYNEKVDYRDITNIINVKEGELLITKRPPTKGVPGVTVKGVEISPKEGKDIEITILEGVREENFKYFAEIDGYVDFKNNKLAVYPLYKVKDVDYRVGNINFNGTVYVTGDVLYGFRIEAKKDVIVDGICDDCTIVAGERIEIKGGIKGKGKNLFKAKKEFVGGYIEEANIYCEGDIYIKKYSYNSNIYSKGKVWAVENRGVIAGGYVQAYSEIECMTLGARGVSNFTVRVGEDYTFEATLGEKEEYLEKINQALEKAGEALSKVDLKSQAIVSNPKIIKLLEYKRDLLIKRDEIVKDIEQLRNKMRYKKPKIRVKDVVYEGTVIQMYDRKLKIKERLESVLFFLEPKYEDIGWISLKEVDDFEQ, from the coding sequence TTGTCTGATATTATAGGAATTGTATCAAAAACCACAAAGGATGACTTTCTTAGAATTTTGCGAGATGTTTATCATCTGAAAAATGATGAATTTGTCATCTCGGAATCGGATGAGCAATATAAGGCGGAAATAAACGTCAGTAGAGATATCCCCGGTGTTTTTAGAATAAAAATAAGTGACGATGTTATGCGTGCTTATTTATCTTTGTATCCCCCTGTCAATCAAGGGAAGAAGGTAAATATTGAAGAGATTTACAGTGAATTGGAAGCTCTTGGTATAAAGACAGGTCTAAAAAGGGAATCTATAAAGGAAAGTATCACTATTGCAGAGTTTGGAAATATAGTTGAAAATGTAAAGATAGCTGTTGGCGTCGAACCTATAGATGGTAAAGATGCAAAACTTGTAAAACATTATGAGGAAAAGATTGAAAAAAAAGAGATAAAGTATAATGAAAAAGTTGATTATAGAGATATAACTAATATTATCAATGTGAAAGAGGGCGAACTTTTAATTACAAAAAGACCCCCCACAAAGGGTGTGCCAGGAGTTACCGTTAAAGGGGTTGAGATTTCTCCAAAAGAGGGAAAAGATATTGAAATAACAATATTAGAGGGTGTAAGGGAAGAAAACTTTAAATATTTTGCTGAAATTGACGGTTATGTGGATTTTAAAAATAATAAGTTGGCTGTTTACCCTCTTTATAAAGTTAAAGATGTGGATTATCGAGTGGGGAATATCAATTTTAATGGGACTGTTTATGTGACTGGTGATGTGCTATACGGTTTTAGAATTGAAGCTAAAAAGGATGTTATTGTTGACGGTATATGTGATGATTGCACCATTGTAGCGGGTGAGAGAATTGAAATTAAAGGTGGCATAAAAGGGAAAGGGAAAAACCTTTTTAAAGCAAAAAAAGAATTTGTGGGCGGATACATTGAGGAAGCAAATATATATTGTGAAGGGGATATCTATATAAAAAAATATAGCTATAACAGCAATATATATAGCAAGGGTAAAGTTTGGGCAGTGGAAAATAGGGGTGTTATAGCAGGTGGATATGTTCAGGCTTACAGTGAGATAGAGTGTATGACCCTTGGGGCAAGAGGGGTCTCCAATTTTACCGTCAGGGTGGGAGAAGACTATACATTTGAAGCTACGTTAGGCGAAAAAGAGGAGTATCTTGAAAAAATTAATCAAGCTTTGGAAAAGGCAGGTGAGGCACTTTCAAAGGTAGATTTGAAATCCCAAGCTATCGTTTCCAATCCAAAAATAATAAAACTATTGGAATACAAAAGGGACTTGCTGATAAAGAGGGATGAAATAGTAAAAGATATTGAGCAGTTGAGAAATAAGATGAGATACAAAAAACCGAAGATAAGAGTAAAAGATGTTGTTTATGAAGGGACTGTAATTCAGATGTATGATAGAAAATTGAAGATAAAAGAAAGGTTGGAATCGGTATTATTCTTTTTAGAGCCAAAATATGAAGATATAGGTTGGATTAGTTTAAAAGAGGTTGATGATTTTGAGCAATAA